One window of Saimiri boliviensis isolate mSaiBol1 chromosome 4, mSaiBol1.pri, whole genome shotgun sequence genomic DNA carries:
- the C4H6orf120 gene encoding UPF0669 protein C6orf120 homolog isoform X1 produces MAAPRGRAAPWTTALLLLLASQVLSPGSCADEEEVPEEWVLLHVVQGQIGAGNYSYLRLNHEGKIVLRMRSLKGDADLYVSASSLHPSFDDYELQSATCGPDAVSIPAHFRRPVGIGVYGHPSHLESEFEMKVYYDGTVEQHPFDEAAYPADGADAGQKHARAPEDASQEEESVLWTILISILKLVLEILF; encoded by the coding sequence ATGGCCGCTCCCCGCGGGAGGGCCGCACCCTGGACGACCgccctgctgctgctcctggcctCGCAGGTCCTATCCCCGGGGAGCTGCGCGGACGAGGAGGAGGTCCCGGAGGAGTGGGTGCTTCTGCACGTCGTCCAGGGCCAGATAGGCGCGGGGAACTACAGCTACCTGCGGCTGAACCACGAGGGCAAGATCGTCCTCAGGATGCGCAGCCTCAAGGGCGACGCGGACCTCTACGTCTCCGCCAGCAGCCTGCACCCCAGCTTCGACGACTACGAGCTGCAGTCGGCCACCTGCGGCCCGGACGCCGTGTCGATCCCCGCGCACTTCCGGCGCCCAGTGGGCATCGGCGTCTACGGACACCCGTCCCACCTGGAGAGCGAGTTCGAGATGAAGGTGTACTATGACGGCACGGTCGAGCAGCACCCGTTCGACGAGGCCGCCTACCCCGCTGACGGCGCAGATGCCGGCCAGAAGCACGCTCGTGCGCCAGAAGATGCCTCGCAAGAGGAGGAATCTGTTCTCTGGACGATATTAATTAGCATTTTGAAGCTAGTACTTGAAATTCTCTTTTGA
- the C4H6orf120 gene encoding UPF0669 protein C6orf120 homolog isoform X2, which translates to MVAARRSSCTGVLSPGSCADEEEVPEEWVLLHVVQGQIGAGNYSYLRLNHEGKIVLRMRSLKGDADLYVSASSLHPSFDDYELQSATCGPDAVSIPAHFRRPVGIGVYGHPSHLESEFEMKVYYDGTVEQHPFDEAAYPADGADAGQKHARAPEDASQEEESVLWTILISILKLVLEILF; encoded by the exons ATGGTCGCAGCGCGGCGCTCTTCGTGCACCGGG GTCCTATCCCCGGGGAGCTGCGCGGACGAGGAGGAGGTCCCGGAGGAGTGGGTGCTTCTGCACGTCGTCCAGGGCCAGATAGGCGCGGGGAACTACAGCTACCTGCGGCTGAACCACGAGGGCAAGATCGTCCTCAGGATGCGCAGCCTCAAGGGCGACGCGGACCTCTACGTCTCCGCCAGCAGCCTGCACCCCAGCTTCGACGACTACGAGCTGCAGTCGGCCACCTGCGGCCCGGACGCCGTGTCGATCCCCGCGCACTTCCGGCGCCCAGTGGGCATCGGCGTCTACGGACACCCGTCCCACCTGGAGAGCGAGTTCGAGATGAAGGTGTACTATGACGGCACGGTCGAGCAGCACCCGTTCGACGAGGCCGCCTACCCCGCTGACGGCGCAGATGCCGGCCAGAAGCACGCTCGTGCGCCAGAAGATGCCTCGCAAGAGGAGGAATCTGTTCTCTGGACGATATTAATTAGCATTTTGAAGCTAGTACTTGAAATTCTCTTTTGA